A window of Streptomyces sp. SAI-127 contains these coding sequences:
- a CDS encoding ABC transporter permease, giving the protein MTAPIETTGAQAEAQPEAVLVGADKGQIEGRSLGQIAWSRFKRDKVAVAGGVIVILLVLLAVLSRPIQAMFGLDPNALHQDLIDPNTSLPKGDFGGMSWDHPLGVEPKFGRDIATRILEGSWVSLVVAFGATILSNTIGAVLGVVAGYYGGRVDAIISRLMDTFLAFPLLLFAIAISATLQGGAFGLEGLPLHISVLIFVIGFFNWPYLGRIVRGQTLALREREFVDASRGMGARGPYILFRELLPNLVGPIIVYSTLLIPTNILFEASLSFLGVGIQPPQASWGGMLNQAVDFYQVDPQFMIVPGLAIFVTVLAFNLLGDGLRDALDPRSR; this is encoded by the coding sequence GTGACCGCACCGATCGAGACCACCGGGGCGCAGGCCGAGGCGCAGCCGGAGGCTGTCCTCGTCGGCGCCGACAAGGGGCAGATCGAGGGCCGTTCCCTGGGGCAGATCGCCTGGTCCCGCTTCAAGAGGGACAAGGTGGCGGTCGCCGGCGGCGTGATCGTCATCCTGCTGGTCCTGCTCGCGGTGCTCTCCCGCCCCATCCAGGCCATGTTCGGCCTGGACCCGAACGCCCTGCACCAGGATCTGATCGACCCCAACACCTCGCTGCCCAAGGGCGACTTCGGCGGCATGAGCTGGGACCACCCGCTCGGCGTGGAGCCGAAGTTCGGCCGCGACATCGCCACCCGCATCCTCGAGGGCTCCTGGGTCTCGCTGGTCGTCGCCTTCGGCGCCACGATCCTGTCCAACACGATCGGCGCCGTGCTCGGCGTGGTCGCCGGCTACTACGGCGGACGCGTCGACGCGATCATCAGCCGGCTGATGGACACCTTCCTGGCGTTCCCGCTCCTGCTGTTCGCCATCGCCATCTCGGCCACGCTCCAGGGTGGTGCCTTCGGGCTCGAGGGTCTGCCGCTGCACATCAGCGTGCTGATCTTCGTGATCGGCTTCTTCAACTGGCCCTACCTGGGCCGCATCGTGCGAGGTCAGACGCTGGCCCTGCGCGAGCGGGAGTTCGTCGACGCCTCGCGCGGGATGGGGGCCAGGGGCCCCTACATCCTCTTCCGCGAGCTGCTGCCGAACCTCGTCGGCCCGATCATCGTCTACTCGACGCTGCTCATCCCGACCAACATCCTCTTCGAGGCGTCGCTGAGCTTCCTCGGCGTCGGCATCCAGCCTCCCCAGGCCTCCTGGGGAGGCATGCTCAACCAGGCCGTCGACTTCTACCAGGTCGACCCGCAGTTCATGATCGTGCCTGGTCTGGCCATCTTCGTGACCGTCCTGGCGTTCAACCTGCTCGGCGACGGTCTCCGAGACGCTCTCGACCCGCGCAGCCGCTGA
- a CDS encoding enhanced serine sensitivity protein SseB C-terminal domain-containing protein → MLRQVTPGRYDAYEALLRALATPNSGQIWMLLWHGQAGSPDAQYGNMEVDGYGYAPCVTSAQELSASGWNRSYEVVDGIDVARTLYPDQYGLWLNPHAPGGGLGIPWLDLRRIATGLERQPAGPLRLSEPGIEIPQFYALLVQNAHRTPAVRSLRRAWVQPALGAPYLAIGLDVYDTSPSAVDSVRAMMQQSIGAVPDGLPVSTVAMSDEYDPVALWMRAGARPFYDREAHGSPAQAPAAGYGYPPARGGY, encoded by the coding sequence ATGCTGCGCCAGGTGACCCCCGGGCGCTACGACGCCTACGAGGCACTGCTGCGCGCCCTGGCGACCCCGAACTCCGGCCAGATCTGGATGCTCCTGTGGCACGGCCAGGCCGGCTCCCCGGACGCCCAGTACGGAAACATGGAGGTCGACGGCTACGGCTACGCCCCCTGTGTGACCTCGGCCCAGGAGCTGAGCGCCAGCGGCTGGAACCGTTCGTACGAAGTGGTCGACGGCATCGACGTGGCCCGCACCCTCTATCCCGACCAGTACGGCCTGTGGCTCAACCCGCACGCCCCCGGCGGCGGCCTCGGCATCCCCTGGCTCGATCTGCGCCGCATCGCCACCGGCCTGGAGCGCCAGCCCGCGGGGCCGCTCAGGCTGTCGGAACCCGGCATCGAGATCCCCCAGTTCTACGCGCTGCTCGTGCAGAACGCCCACCGCACCCCGGCGGTCCGCTCACTGCGCCGCGCCTGGGTGCAGCCGGCGCTCGGGGCGCCGTATCTCGCGATCGGCCTGGACGTGTACGACACCAGCCCCTCGGCCGTGGACTCGGTGCGCGCGATGATGCAGCAGTCCATCGGCGCCGTCCCGGACGGGCTCCCGGTGTCGACCGTGGCGATGTCCGACGAGTACGACCCGGTGGCGCTGTGGATGCGCGCCGGTGCCCGTCCCTTCTACGACCGTGAGGCCCACGGATCCCCCGCGCAGGCCCCGGCGGCCGGGTACGGCTATCCGCCCGCCCGTGGTGGTTACTGA
- a CDS encoding enhanced serine sensitivity protein SseB, which translates to MDFPADLPADFPAPAHPHPHPHGGWPGNELEEVLSASLGMPSAGGRIIEVLGRSFVWIPLPNGGGPHSGPLDLPTLEIAGQAFVPVFSSEEQLRQVVGSHLSYTIAPAVEFARGLPPHVGIAVNPDGVVGVPLPPAAVADLCRVGRTPLDGPNTGGRVKLYEPDWQDDPVDFLAAASAEFAATGVVLTARRCLAAIETADPVMFVGVELSQWEGDLRTLPMDALGRALGTTPVAWPVNLVLLDVADDPVGHWMREQVRPFYTRG; encoded by the coding sequence ATGGACTTCCCGGCGGATCTTCCCGCGGACTTTCCAGCACCGGCACACCCGCACCCTCATCCGCACGGCGGATGGCCCGGCAACGAACTGGAGGAGGTGCTCTCGGCCTCCCTCGGCATGCCCTCGGCGGGCGGCCGGATCATCGAGGTGCTCGGCCGCAGCTTCGTCTGGATACCCCTGCCGAACGGCGGCGGTCCGCACAGCGGCCCCCTCGACCTGCCCACCCTGGAGATCGCGGGGCAGGCCTTCGTCCCGGTCTTCAGCTCCGAGGAGCAGCTCCGCCAGGTCGTCGGCAGCCATCTGTCGTACACCATCGCCCCGGCGGTCGAGTTCGCCCGTGGCCTGCCCCCGCACGTGGGCATCGCGGTGAACCCCGACGGTGTGGTGGGCGTCCCCCTTCCGCCCGCCGCGGTCGCCGACCTCTGCCGCGTGGGCCGCACCCCGCTGGACGGCCCCAACACCGGCGGCCGGGTCAAGCTCTACGAGCCGGACTGGCAGGACGACCCGGTCGACTTCCTGGCGGCCGCGTCGGCCGAGTTCGCGGCCACGGGAGTGGTCCTCACGGCCCGCCGCTGTCTGGCCGCCATCGAAACGGCCGACCCGGTGATGTTCGTGGGCGTCGAACTCTCCCAGTGGGAGGGCGATCTGCGCACCCTCCCGATGGACGCCCTCGGCCGGGCTCTGGGGACGACTCCGGTTGCCTGGCCGGTCAACCTGGTTCTCCTGGACGTGGCGGACGACCCGGTGGGCCACTGGATGCGCGAACAGGTACGCCCCTTCTATACACGGGGCTGA
- a CDS encoding AAA family ATPase, whose amino-acid sequence MTVDRTTAYATTSGIALPDQPTAPAVELRGACRIPVVRDLRDRAGRSPHALLFGPKDLVVITGLPGSGKSTLMKRAVGGIRIDSQDTRDRWDGRLSGLLPYAVYRPLVRLAHYAGLHSALRSGEGVVVHDCGTQAWVRGWLAREARRRGGTLHLLLLDVTADIALEGQRERGRGVSRYAFLRHRGAASRLISSVERGDLPPGCGSAVLIDRDAADVLRRIGFTG is encoded by the coding sequence ATGACGGTGGACAGGACCACGGCGTACGCGACGACCTCGGGCATCGCGCTGCCGGATCAGCCCACGGCCCCGGCCGTCGAGCTCCGCGGCGCATGCCGCATCCCGGTCGTCCGCGACCTGCGCGACCGTGCGGGCCGCAGCCCGCACGCCCTGCTCTTCGGCCCCAAGGACCTCGTCGTCATCACCGGCCTGCCCGGCAGCGGCAAGTCCACGCTGATGAAGCGTGCGGTGGGCGGGATCCGGATCGACTCCCAGGACACCCGTGACCGCTGGGACGGCCGGCTGTCCGGCTTACTGCCGTACGCCGTCTACCGCCCCCTGGTCCGGCTCGCGCACTACGCCGGACTGCACAGCGCCCTGCGCTCCGGCGAGGGAGTCGTGGTGCACGACTGCGGCACCCAGGCCTGGGTGCGCGGCTGGCTGGCCCGCGAGGCCCGGCGGCGGGGCGGCACCCTGCATCTGCTGCTGCTCGACGTCACGGCGGACATCGCGCTGGAGGGCCAGCGCGAGCGCGGCCGGGGTGTCTCGCGGTACGCCTTTCTGCGGCACCGGGGCGCGGCCTCCCGGCTGATCAGCTCCGTGGAGCGCGGTGACCTGCCCCCGGGGTGCGGTTCGGCGGTGCTGATCGACCGGGACGCCGCGGACGTGCTGCGGCGGATCGGCTTCACGGGCTGA